Below is a window of Drosophila miranda strain MSH22 chromosome 3, D.miranda_PacBio2.1, whole genome shotgun sequence DNA.
AAAAGTTCTGATAAAAATCCTATTATGAACATAAATAAAATAGGCTGGCGAGGCACGGGTGGGGGGGCAGTGTTGGTGAGGCAGCAAAACACAGGGGAGATCATAAAAGACCAAGCGGGACCCAACGTTGACTGAACAAACATTCATGAGTAACCAAACTTGAAACGAGagcgttgccgttgccgttgctaTGATGGGACGCAGACGATGGGGCATGGCAGGAAGATCTGGCGCTAGTGGCAAGTGGATGGTACGAGTAGTGGCAAAGTCAAAGTCAAACAATGAGGCAGCCAGCTGTGAAAGGACGAGCCGAAACTTCATTAGTGCTCATCCACAATGTATGCTGGTGGCGTCGGGCAAGGACCAGCACTACCAGTGGCTCTCGGTTTTGGTCCTGGCTTTCTTTCTGGTCTTACACTTGCTCTTGCCCCTGGCGcgcacaacacacacacacacacatccttTCATTCTTCCTTCCCTCCGCTCACAATGGACTTTTTATAGCTTCACGCTCGACGGTTTTTGAGCGTTTTGCCATTCGCTTGCGGTTTATTCTGTGGCTCGATTCTGTGAGGCTCCCAGACTCCGACCATAGCCGGGCCATAGCCATATTCAATATTCATATTTCGCCCAAACGGGAATATTTATTACCTCAACAGACTCACACTCACTCACACACTCAAACACTCACCCACGTGTGGCACGAACTTTTCACATGTACGAGTGTTTTCCCCTGTGCGGAGGGAAGGGCATGCCCTTTGTTGCCGCCTTCCTCGAACTAGAAATTCCTTGTGGCCCTTGTGCTTGTTTCTGTTTGGCTAACCGTTGGCAGAATTTAATCTCAAACTGAAACTGAAGACATTTTGCCAGTCAACGCTGGAAAATGCTAAGCGAAATTGCTTCGCCTTTGCCCATGCCCGTCCCCATGCCCGTGGCCCCAAGGTGATTTGCATAGCCCACACAGGTGGGGTTTGCATTTTACCGGCTCCGGGGATCGAGCCGGCAACTGTCAGTCCGTGGAGAGGGATGGGCGGGGGCGCGACTGCTGGTGGCACACACTCAAATTAGAAGACCGCATAAAACCCACAGAATCGAGCCTTAATAATAAATAGTTTGCTCTCCCAAAGACAAACTTAATAAAAGAGTAATAACATATTCAGGGGTTAACTTCTTACGACCTTTGAATCAGATTATATTATAAGTCTGCTTTGGCCAAGTGTTTGCTGAAATTATTGCTCTGAACCTTAAATGCAATATTTGAAAATTCGACTAGCCCATCGGTGCTGATATCTAATCTCCAATGCGAAACAAATGCACTTGGAAATGCAATTTAATTTCGCTTCACTCTCtgtttataatttatttaataccTGTCTAATGACACGACACACACGCCACCCAGAAATGTACATCAGATGCGAGAGCTGGTTGACAAATTGCACAGCATTTAATTGTCGAATTATATATTCGTTTTGTTTGATCGTCAATCGCGTATGTGAACCCATAGTCCCAGAGACGATAAGAATCTTTAGCTGGGGGCCTGCCAGTCATTTGCGAGTATAAAGAGTGCCCGCCAGTGTGTGTCTCGCTTTAGTTTCAAATTCAAATCCGAAAATGAAGCAGTTCGCATTGTTTGGCATACTTTTGCTCATCCTGGCCCTGGGACTGGTAAGAGTTGAATTTTGAGAGGCCAGAAGGCTCACACCGCAAATGTCCTTTCCCCGCATTTCCTTTCCCTTCCAGTCTGAGTGGCCCCAGCAGGTGTCTGCCGTGGCCCtggcccagccccagccccagaaGGGCCCGAAAGCCCCTCCGAGTGGTGGAAACGGCAATCAGCAAAGTGGACAAGGCCAAAACGGGCAAAACGGGCAAAGTGGTCAAAACAATAAGTAGTCTGTGAATGCTGTAGTTTGAAAGAATATCAATCTACTGTAATGCATTGCAATTGTTcgatttaataaatattttcacCTGCAAAAATACAGCTTGTCAATGGTTTTCGaatatactcgtacaatatTGTATGGGCAATTCAGTTTTCATTCAACAGACACCCTTCATATGTCTTTCAGGTATATCGTGCACCATTTAATTCCATGCCACAAACATTTTCATTCAACTCGATTCAATCCATTaaattttttaataattttgctGAACAGAGAAAATAGCACCATCCATATTAAAGGTGTCGGTTTTTCATTATATCAAAACCAAAACTACGTTTCCCTGTGTATCTAAATTATTTGAACACATAGATGGAAGCCTAAAATACAGAACTTTTCAAAGTTTTGgatttatttttttgatttttctgtttttttttgttgctcaAAAAGGTTTTGTGTTTCCGCTCTGTCTGGGTCGAAAACTTTATTAATAAAGTGCATAAATTGTGAGCATCAGACTCGTATAAAACAAAACATGTCCAACAAAAGAGGACGGAGGGGAGGGAATGATTTGGCGGCTTTAGCGGGTTAAAGGGGGCGGCAGCGACTTCTTCAGCGACTTGGGTACTTCGTTCTGAGAACGGCAAGTGCTTATTACCAAAGAAGTTCCGCCTGCAGGCATTGCATAATTGCATTATGCGAGATAACCCCCACCCACTCCCCTCTCCGCCCAATGCCCCCTCTAAGCTGCactcactctctccctctccctgcCCCTGTTCTTTTGCAACTGCGAGGCAGCCATGTGTGAATGCACCTCCGAGAATAACCGAAAAACTTTGCTATCGCTATCAGTCGTAGCATAAGAGAGCTACAGCCTGGGGGTTGGGGGTGGGGGAAAGATGGAGATggggaaaaacaaaaacagcctTCAATTACCAAATGCTGATGAAAAGCTACAGCTAAGCTCAAAAGAAAAGCAAGGAAAAGCCAGGTGTACGAGTATTCCCATTGTTCGATGGTAGAGTAATACATATCCCGCTCATGCATAATTTCCGTTGCGAAGGATATCCAGCGTTCTCGAACGAGGCCGCTGCGACAGAGccttcatcatcatcatcatcggcCATAAGTTGGGGGACCGCGTAGGGGCATCGCGTAGGGCGTAGGCAAGCAAAACAAACCGAAATTGAGGAGAGCTTTCACTCGGTCTCAATGCCAGCGTGCAACACGTGACGACACACCACGAGAACTGAGTTCCACTCAAAGCCTTGGGAGCCAACAGCAGCCAAGGATGCGTCCAACATGTTGCTTCCCTTGcggatgatgctgctgctgctgctgcttctgctgctgctgctgctgttgctctgcttctgccacggccactgctgctgctgctgctgctgctgcctctgtctcGTGACTTGCGCGAACGAGTGAAACGAGCACGAGACCAAGCCCAAGCCCCCGCCGATGCTTGGCGAAAGCCGAACGAGTGCCAAGGACTTCGggggcaacagcaacagcaacagaacgaGCGCCACGAGCTGATAAAGCAGCGGCCTCCGGTTGGCTTCAGCCCCAGCCGGAGCTTCGCTTCTCCGGCGGACGAGTCCGTGCCTCGGTCAGTTGAACATTTTCCATGCTGTGATCAAGTCGTCTTTTCTTTTGAGCGCAAAGCGCCGTGCACGCCTTGGACTTGAAACTATATCGGGAAATCGGGATTGAACGAATTTCAACAGAATCCAACAGTAGCTAAAACTttagtgtgtgtttgtttgagTGGGTGCATGcgggttttttttattttttttttatgcgtgtgtgtgcgggtGTGTGGGTGTCCCGTTGTCCGTGTGGCAAGTCTAATGGACAGCAAAATTGTCGCAACAAAGGCGTGGCAGTTAGGTAGAGGGTGCggtctgttctgttctgctctggTCTGTCTTCCACATGCACTTGTTGTGCGTCCCGTACTTGCAGTGGcagcaactgcagcagcagtaaCACTAACAGCAAGAGAGCCAGCATTCGTCTGCCAGTTGCTGCCACAGATGGGTGCAAAGTTCCGCTTTCcgcttgccacttgccacttgcccAGTGCCACTTTCGTTACTTAATTGGTTTTCAATGTTCGGTGCGTGTGAATAAAAGTGCTTTTTTCATTATTCAATATCCAAATTACAGCCGAATCCCCGCAAAAAcgatgaaataaataaattatagaataccacaaacaaacaaaaaaaattgtgAAACGACGGACTGACTTACATGCATTTTATTAGTAAATAAAAAACTAACAAACCGAAAATCAATCCAATTGAAAAACACCGAAAAAATAGAGGCCTCAACAAACATTTTCGCAACTCAAATGAAAAATAAACGAGAACAAAACGGTTTCGCCTTCCGccagcacaaaaaaaaacagaacagaagTGGAGATGAATAataaaatacaacaaaaataatccaacaaaagaaattaaaatgaaaatgaaaattagAGCGCAAATCCAATGGGGCAGGAATAATTAAAACAGAGAACAGAAACCAGAAACCAGAGACCAGAGAAGCGCAACAATTTCCTACCGCAAATCGAATCGGTCGTTATCAGCTAACTGTAAACCGAACTAAGCCCAATTGAAATCCAATCGCAAATTCAATTACAAAAAACCAGAGAAGCAAAAAAAGAAGAGATCGCCCCCGCAGCCCCCCTAAAAAGGAGGGAGAAATGAAGTCAACGAAGGCAACCCCTAAGCCCGCCATGGAGCCGAAAATTGTAATGTACCCCAAACGAAAACCAATGAAGAGCACAActcaacacaacacaacacaacacaacaaaataattgaatcCATATTAAACATTTTAAGACCACACACACTCCTCCACAGAGACATGAGAAAACCCAGACTCATGCGATATTGCAAcaagaaaatacaaaaaaaatagcCCAATCAttcccatttcccatttcccagtcccagtcttAGTCTCAGCTTCAGTCGCCGAGTTTCCCATTACCATTTTCCTCCGAAGAGCACCAGAGGAGAACCGTATTGAAGAAAAGTCATTTTTCAAAATATTCATTGCTTTCATTCTGCTTTCTTTATTGTCCTGCGTTTCGCTTCTAAACAATTTGACAATGTCTGACTTCACCCTCGCCCTCACCTCGCCCCACCCGAAAACGCACAATGTCATTTGTAATTTCCATATCATCAGCATTCAGATAAAGCACTCTACATCGACGTGGACCCTATATACCGTATGTATATCTATTTACCTATTATATGTACTACACGAACTTCCCTTTGTTTTTATGCCACTCTCTACGTATTTGTTGTATCATTGCTGTGCATCTCTTGACGACGCCAAAGAAGCAGCGAACTGAGTCGAGTCCGTGTCAAGACCCAGTCTGTCAATTATAAACTTTAAATcaaattatatatgtatatatctgcTGTTACACATAATCTGCTTAGGCAGGGGGAAAACGCACTTTACACATTGGTAAtatttaatggctttaaatTAATGGCTCGAATTAGTCGCGCTCTCATTCCAAATGAGTTATTAATTAATTCTGCATAAAGTAATTGCAATTTGAGGTAGCCTGCGGCGGTAGCGAAAATTCGAATTTGTGAAAATGATGTGGTAATTATTTCTGGTGTCATTTATCACTGGGACATCACTGGGGAATGCCCTTGGGGTTTGGGGAAATTATTGACTTGGAATTCATCTGGAAATAACTACGAATATCTGAAATGTTTGGCTGCTCGTTAAAAGTTCTCGGATCCGAACAAACCAGTGCATTCTTCTCTCATTAGTATGCTGAATTTATTTCTGAGTTTCCCCTGAATTTTCCAACCATTTATATGCATTTTCTGCAATTAGTTTGAAGTTTATTTCGAACTTTTTCAGGAACAAGTGAACAGTGGGGAAATCTGAAGAGTGTTCTCAGTAATTTGTTCGCTTAAATTTCGTTGGATGCGACTTTTGGGATATGTAAAGTACTTCAACTGATTGTTATCTTTCAAAAACCCGATCAAAATGGCAGCAAATGAAGCCAAAGCTACAGCCAAAGTCGATGCCACGTCCTCTGCCTTTCCCGTCCATAAGTATGCCATATAATTTGCATAAGTGCTTGTCATGCATGTGGCATCCATGGATGTGGTCGCCTCAAGGGACTGCGCGTCTGCGACTTCAAGGGAGACTCcgtggtctggtctggtctcgtctggtctggtctggagACCACTGCATGCTGTGGTTCAAGTGGGTCACTCGAAGTGCCATAAAAATGGGTTAGAACCGGGGACACGGACACACTCGTAAATCAGAAGAGCAGAGAGGGCCAGAGGGCCAGAGGGCCAGAAGGATAGCTAACCAATAGAGTTAACCATTTTGTGGGTGGTCGCGGGTGAGTGGAGGAAAAACAAGTCAATTTGGAAGCTGGCCAAATCGCTAGCAATTATGTGGCGAAAGCACACAAAACACTCGTTCCAAATGAGTAATATCCAAATCTGTTTATTCCGTGTCACATCATAACGATGGACCACAGACCCCAATGACACAGCGACCCCCCATTCGAAATGCTGTTTCGGTGGCTTACCTAACCTCCAATTAAAATGGCTTAAAGTGCATAAACAAGCCATGGCCGAGTTTAAACCTAATGATAGCTTTTTAATTAGTAGTACGGTCCACGCCCACACCCGACTGCCAAAGTTGTTGCCAAAGTGTTGTGGAGTTACGAGGGCTTTGGCTTAGTTTTATTCCTGTTTCAGTCGCTGTTTTAGTGGCAGTCACGTTTCATTGTTTGCCTACCCCTCCGTGTTAGTTtgtgcgtttgtgtgtgtgtgggagtgtATTAATTAATGCATAGAAATGTTTATTTAAGcatattttaaaaattaattaatgtAATTTCTATTAAAACTCGTTTactgccagccagccagtcagCCATCTTCTCTTTGTGCTCTCTGCTTTAACCTCTTAAACAGCCACACAATTTTAATTAGAAAAGTTTGAGGCCAGACCACGCCTATACGCCCATACGCCTATCCGTCCTGTATGCTTACccgaaaaatattctacaCCCACATACATATTGGGCGCCTCCTCCTTGAGGGGGGACACTTTTCGTTGCCTACTTTTTAGGGCTCGGGCCTCAGGTGCAAAAATCGTGACTGATTTGAATTTCAATTAGTAATTGCATAAATGTTTGCCAACTATCCAACTGCCCCGGAGCGGGAGTGGAAGCGGGGGTGACGTCTGGCACGCTGTCCCTACAAGATCTTTTTGTTCGATTATTAGGCATACGCCCTGCGGGACAGCTGCGAAATCGCTGACCAAACATTCCACCCACAGAAgcgagtgcagcagccagcagctgTAGGACTGGCATCACTTTTTTTCGTGTTTCTGTGGTGACCCCGCAGACCGCCCTCTgtcacgcccacgcccacgcccgcGCCCGCATCCACACCCACGATGGAATTGATGGAATTATTGTGTGCTCAACGAACCGCAAACATAATCTGTgctggctgccgctgccgttgctgccGTGTTTTGTTCCTTCCCATCCCGTTTTTAATACACATAAAATGTTGTTGCTTTGCTGCTACTCGTACTGTTTTCAACTTGTGCGCACTTTTATCTCGGCCACAATTTGTGGCAAAGTTGTTTGCTGCCACGCTCGTGGCAGGCAGCGTAATGCTCGATTTTACGCTGTTTACGCTGCAGGTGTATAATGGCATCCCCGCCTGGTTTTTGCAGTTATTAATTGTCGGTCATCTGTTTTTCGGCCACAGCCAGAGATGCTGGCCATAGGTCGCCCCGCCCCACACCCCTCACCCCTCGCGCCACCTTCCACGCTGCCGAGTAATAAATCAAAGGCCAGAGACAAAAATTAATTATGCCAACAAAAGCTGGGCAGCAATTTGTTATAGAAGCTAAGGCGCCATCCACCTCCGACCGCATACAATTTGTCGTCCTCTCGGACTTTTGTTGCATGTGGAAATTTTCGAGTTGCAAAATGTAATAAAAGAAATTCCTGGCTGCCAACTTGAACTCCAACTGTAGCCGAATCTCGGCAGTTCCAAACTGAAAATTCCACAGGCTGAAGAACGGTGGAAGGCTCGCTCGGGGGGTCGCATTCCAAGAGACTAACAGCACCTGAGCAGGACTCAGAGCAGAAGCTAtagctggggctggggcctGGAGTTGGATCGCATCCCTGTCTGAGCCAAAGGACTGCGGGGCTAATGGCTGGGAATGGTGCACATAGTTCAGGCAGCTATTTTTCAACAACTTGTTCTCGTTCTGAATGTTGccatgttgctgctgttgcatatTTCCAGTTAACAAATTCCACATGCATGGGCTCGTATGGAATTTGCTCATGAATTTCAATTTCCCCTGCTCGTGGCAAGTGGCAGGTGGAACGGTCGGTCGTTTCGGTGTGTAGAATTTGCCAAAAAACTTTCAAATGGCAGCAAATTAGTGTCGTTTTTTGAGTGCTTTTGAGACTAAACGGAGAGTGCAGCCGCATCCCTTTATCGCTCGAATGTCCGCAGCAGGGCCAGAAACGAGCCCGTCGTCCTTGTTACCTGTCAAATAAATATAAGCCGCAGAATTAAGTCCACCAATCCATGGGACAGCCAAAGGGCACACCCACCCAGAGGAGCAGCGGCAGATCCACATCGAACATGTAGCCAAACACTTTGGCTGGCCTTTGGGCCCGCATGATCATCATCTGCCAGAGGCGACGCCTGGCCGGGGGCATCTGCGACCAGTCGCAGCCGGAGTAGACGGCCAGGGCCACGTCGGAGCTCTGCTGCTTGAGGTACTCCCCGCCGTAGCAGTAGGAGCTCAGCTGGATGAACACCGTCACCAGGAAGGCAGCGCGGAAGGGCACCTGGGAGCTCCAGCCGCTGCGGGTGAAGCGGAACGCCAGCATGCAGAGCTGCAGGTAGCTAAGCATGTACTGCACGAACACGATCTCCGCGAAGATGGCGCTCAGCTCTCGGGCCAGTTCCAGGGCCAGGCGGTGGCGTCGAATGCACTCCACCAGGTGGCTGTCACTGTCCACCGCCTGCTGCCGTTCCTTGTCTGCCAGGAGCAGCTTCAGCAGCTGGAACTGCGCCACCACGTTGTGCACCAGCCAGGAGAAGAGCGTATCGGCTACTATGGCCAGCCACACGGCGGCTGCCACGCCCAGCACGCCCCACGCGTAGATGGGCCAATAGAAGCGGGCCTGCCGCTCGTCCAGCCAGAAGTTGAACTCCATGGGCGTGGTCGGCCGGAAGACGCCCTCGGTTAGGTAGGCAATCAGGCCGTTCAGCATGGGGGCTATCATGGAGGCAACACTCACCGCGTAAGCGGCATTCCTGAACGCTCTCGATACATACATGTCCAATCGGTTCTCCCGGAGGATCTTCTCCCGCTGCAGGGGGCTGGCACAGGCCTCCCGGTTGAGCCCGTGCAGGCGATGCACCAAGGCGCCGATGCGGCGCCGCTTCACGATAAAGGCCAGAAACTTGAGGGTGCAGAGGGATCCCTGCATGAACACGGCCAGGTTGTCGGTGAGCCGGGTAAGATCGCTGAGATCCTGCAGGCCATAGACGACCATCGGCCAGTTGTGCGAGACCAGGGACAGGATGAGGAGCCCAGCCCACAGGGGCCGTCTCATGTGCAGGCGCTGTGTGCTGGGGTCGAACCCGACGATTTCCAGGGCACGCCGCTGTATCGAGAAGTAGCTGTCATCCATGTCCGCAGGCAACTGAATCTGAGCCATGACTTGGAGCTCAGTTTCCACAAGGagctatatatatgtatatacacaGGACTAGGATAGGGGATGGACGATGGGGGATGGCTGATGGGGTATGGAGTGGACGGCTAAGTGGATGTCGTTGCCGCCCATGAAATTGTGGCTGAAATATTTATGCTCTCCGTTAACAGGCTACGTGATACGGTTACCCCAACACAGAAGACAAGGAAGTCGGAGTAGGAGTAGGAATAGGGGTAGGGGCAGTAGGGGTAGGGGCAGCAGGAGTCAGAGATCATGGGGCCACATGGCTGCCATGGGTGTGGCGTTGTTTTGATTGGAATTTCCAATTTCACACAATAATAGTTTGTTGATTTGTGGGCCGGGCCGTAAATATATCGTATTATCAAATAAATACCATGCCTCGAGGACGTGGGCGGTCCAACTATTTTCTTATGCACGGCAGATGTTGTTTTTTTAATTAACATATAGAAAACGCATAGCTCGGTACTCTTACCCCCGATCCAGGGACATTTCATTTAAATGTGCCACCATATCTCGACACCCACCAAATTCTATCTGCCAGAGGGGGTATCTGGCAATTAATCATAAATCTATATGCGCTTGTTTATTTATGTTGATGGGAATAATATGGTATCCTGTGTGAACGAGTTAAAAATCGTTAATATATATTTAGTGACACGCTTCCGGTTTcaatttgcatatttttcCAAAATATTTTCACCACTTCTGATGATAAAAATATACTGAATTTCAATCAAATGTTGTGTACTCTTTGCCGAAAACAGCGGTTTCCAAATGGCTTTTAATTTCCCCACACTTCTTTCCCCCCTGTACTCCCTTTATTTGCGGCTAATTCCGTGATGGGCTTATTTTCTCATCCCCCCTCCCCTGGAAGGATGGTTGAATTTTTAGCGTGAAATCAACAAGTAAATCGAGTTTTAAAATATCCCTCGCTTTCCGAAATTCCACGACCCCGATTAAATTGAGGGAAATTGCCATTTTCCAAAGGGATCGTATAGCTCCCTCCGaattttcttttggttattttcgGGGTTCTTCATTTTTTGGGTCACCCGCTTAATGTCACCTCAAATGCTTTCAATTAATCTCGGGAACCCGGTCTGGCCCTTCATTTGCATGATGGTCCTGGTTGCTGTGTCCCCTGACAGCTTTACTGATTTGTATGATTCGTTGGTGGAGTGGCAGCAGCGGTCGTGGCAGGTCAACCGCTGCAGGCGCTTTGCGGCAGACAAAGTTATGCAACATTATTTAGAGCAAGGCAGCCACCGCAGGGCACTTCAGttaaagggagagagagagagagagaaa
It encodes the following:
- the LOC108159283 gene encoding uncharacterized protein LOC108159283, with amino-acid sequence MKQFALFGILLLILALGLSEWPQQVSAVALAQPQPQKGPKAPPSGGNGNQQSGQGQNGQNGQSGQNNK
- the LOC117188497 gene encoding odorant receptor 45a; the encoded protein is MAQIQLPADMDDSYFSIQRRALEIVGFDPSTQRLHMRRPLWAGLLILSLVSHNWPMVVYGLQDLSDLTRLTDNLAVFMQGSLCTLKFLAFIVKRRRIGALVHRLHGLNREACASPLQREKILRENRLDMYVSRAFRNAAYAVSVASMIAPMLNGLIAYLTEGVFRPTTPMEFNFWLDERQARFYWPIYAWGVLGVAAAVWLAIVADTLFSWLVHNVVAQFQLLKLLLADKERQQAVDSDSHLVECIRRHRLALELARELSAIFAEIVFVQYMLSYLQLCMLAFRFTRSGWSSQVPFRAAFLVTVFIQLSSYCYGGEYLKQQSSDVALAVYSGCDWSQMPPARRRLWQMMIMRAQRPAKVFGYMFDVDLPLLLWVTRTTGSFLALLRTFER